One window of the Trifolium pratense cultivar HEN17-A07 linkage group LG2, ARS_RC_1.1, whole genome shotgun sequence genome contains the following:
- the LOC123905003 gene encoding uncharacterized protein LOC123905003 translates to MNENRTDIDEPMITIRDRARNLDEIFLTIGVVFPITRSAITIDLEEAGHDITEGEACFIGQGTGVLRDPSPSILERDRFQPWKGGGKLPVAGDVGRRKGRTVEEEKNSLKKQEYGRNHFGQGTVKGNNGGASAELNYVNGDVERSHNKIGDGGASGCALKRYKSKPNDTEWAYKGVVATVFNGESLSVVHNRIMDAGFSDLILIPMGADKVFVHSTENGDAMSVINNAKEFFQLVFWNWMRWDKETSPYRRGAWVRLYGVPLHAWNEQFFQLCVFESGRFLRTDSSSVEKTILDFARVLIATPELDIIKKSVSVLVDEIIVEIKIVEEWGYAMGEDSCLFDEGSEFEESQADYSEGQVDPEVNRSVDMLIDKFKEGLDEEDLVEGQGMRDDELLDKSEAKPGPERVGISYVLGKGSKCWCKP, encoded by the exons ATGAACGAAAACAGGACAGATATAGACGAACCTATGATCACCATTCGCGATCGCGCTCGAAACCTGGACGAGATATTTCTCACGATCGGTGTTGTATTCCCAATCACCAGGTCTGCAATCACTATCGATCTGGAAGAAGCAGGTCACGATATAACAGAGGGCGAAGCATGTTTCATCGGTCAAGGAACTGGCGTGTTGCGCGATCCTTCTCCTTCAATTCTAGAACGTGATCGTTTTCAGCCATGGAAGGGCGGCGGAAAGCTTCCAGTGGCCGGCGATGTAGGCAGGAGGAAAGGGAGGACGGTAGAG GAGGAGAAGAATTCCTTGAAGAAGCAAGAGTATGGCAGAAATCATTTTGGCCAAGGCACGGTTAAGGGCAACAACGGCGGTGCGAGTGCGGAGTTAAATTATGTGAATGGCGATGTTGAGCGTTCACATAATAAGATTGGTGATGGTGGTGCTTCGGGTTGTGCTCTAAAACG CTATAAATCGAAGCCTAATGATACGGAGTGGGCTTACAAAGGGGTAGTGGCTACAGTCTTCAATGGTGAATCGCTTTCTGTGGTGCATAACAGAATTATGGACGCGGGTTTTAGTGATCTGATTCTCATTCCAATGGGTGCCGATAAGGTTTTTGTCCATAGCACTGAGAATGGAGATGCTATGTCAGTGATCAACAATGCTAAGGAGTTCTTCCAACTAGTTTTTTGGAATTGGATGCGATGGGATAAGGAGACATCACCTTATCGGAGAGGTGCTTGGGTCCGTTTGTATGGAGTTCCTCTTCATGCTTGGAATGAGCAATTCTTCCAGCTGTGCGTTTTTGAAAGTGGACGGTTCCTTCGAACGGATAGTAGTTCTGTTGAAAAGACCATATTAGACTTCGCGCGAGTCTTAATAGCTACACCGGAACTTGACATAATCAaaaaaagtgtgtctgtgctGGTGGACGAAATCATAGTGGAGATTAAGATCGTGGAGGAATGGGGATACGCTATGGGAGAGGATTCTTGTCTTTTTGACGAGGGGAGTGAGTTTGAGGAATCTCAAGCTGATTACAGTGAAGGTCAGGTGGATCCGGAGGTTAACCGCAGTGTGGACATGTTAATCGATAAATTTAAGGAAGGGCTTGATGAGGAGGATCTCGTTGAAGGCCAAGGCATGCGGGATGACGAATTGTTAGACAAGTCTGAAGCTAAACCAGGTCCTGAGAGAGTCGGGATTTCATATGTTTTGGGGAAGGGTTCTAagtgttggt
- the LOC123908770 gene encoding putative pentatricopeptide repeat-containing protein At1g12700, mitochondrial, which produces MSYVASSPNFQKLQNPKFIRFFSSSPKSLYSQFHNQNKDEQNLVCLFNQLLLQNNPSIFRFNKILGSFVKLNQYSTVVSLHRQMELNGISSDLVTSNILINCFSQLGQISLSFSVFANILKKGFHPDVITLTTLIKGLCLKGQIHKAFNFHDKVVAQGFRLGHVSYGTLINGLCKLGQTRTALQLLRRVDEKLLQPNVVMYNAIIDSMCKDKLVNHAFHLYSEMIAKKLSPDVVTYNTLINGFCIVGRLKEAIHLFNKMVSENINHNIYTFNILVDAFCKEGKVKEAKTMFAMMMRKGVKPDVVTYNSLMDGYCLVKEINKANGIFNTMAQMGVAPDVHSYSIMINGFCKIKMVDEAINLFNEMHCRKIIPNVVTYNSLIDGLCKSGRISYALELVNEMHDRGQPPDIFTYNSILDALCKNHDVNKAIALLTKIIENDIQPDMCTYTILIGGLCKGGRLEDARKVFEDLLVKGYNLDVHIYTVMIKGFCNKGLFDEALTMLSKMKDNSCIPNAATYEIIIHSLFDKDENDKAEKLLREMISRGLL; this is translated from the coding sequence atgtCGTATGTTGCTTCTTCTCCTAATTTTCAAAAACTCCAAAACCCTAAATTCATTCGCTTCTTCTCCTCTTCACCTAAAAGCCTATACTCTCAATTCCACAACCAAAATAAAGACGAACAAAATCTCGTTTGCTTATTCAATCAATTGCTACTTCAAAACAATCCATCCATCTTCcgatttaacaaaattttaggtTCCTTTGTTAAGCTCAATCAATACTCCACTGTTGTTTCACTTCATCGACAGATGGAATTAAATGGAATTTCCTCAGATTTAGTCACTTCCAACATATTGATCAATTGTTTTTCACAATTAGGTCAAATCTCTCTTTCCTTTTCTGTATTTGCCAACATTCTCAAAAAGGGTTTTCATCCAGATGTCATAACATTGACTACACTCATTAAGGGTCTCTGTCTCAAAGGTCAGATCCATAAAGCATTCAACTTTCATGATAAGGTCGTAGCGCAGGGATTCCGGTTAGGTCATGTTAGTTATGGGACCTTGATCAATGGGTTATGTAAACTTGGACAAACAAGAACAGCCCTACAACTGCTGAGACGAGTTGATGAGAAACTGCTTCAACCTAATGTGGTAATGTACAATGCAATTATTGATAGTATGTGCAAGGATAAACTTGTTAATCATGCTTTTCATTTATACTCTGAAATGATTGCTAAGAAACTTTCTCCTGATGTAGTCACTTACAATACTTTAATTAACGGCTTTTGCATCGTAGGTCGGTTAAAAGAAGCAATTCATCTGTTTAATAAAATGGTATCGGAAAACATCAACCATAATATTTATACCTTTAATATATTGGTTGATGCATTTTGTAAAGAAGGAAAAGTGAAAGAAGCTAAAACTATGTTTGCTATGATGATGAGAAAAGGTGTTAAACCTGATGTTGTTACTTATAACTCTTTAATGGATGGATATTGCTTAGTTAAAGAAATTAACAAGGCCAATGGTATATTCAACACTATGGCTCAGATGGGAGTGGCTCCTGATGTTCATAGCTACAGTATCATGATTAATGGATTTTGTAAGATTAAAATGGTAGATGAAGCCATCAATCTCTTCAATGAAATGCATTGCAGAAAAATTATACCTAATGTGGTAACTTACAATTcccttattgatggtttgtgcaaATCAGGAAGAATCTCATATGCTTTGGAGCTTGTCAATGAGATGCATGATAGAGGTCAACCACCTGatatatttacttataattctatATTGGATGCTTTGTGCAAAAACCATGATGTTAACAAGGCAATTGCATTATTAACCAAAATTATAGAGAACGATATTCAGCCAGATATGTGCACGTACACTATTCTTATTGGTGGATTGTGTAAAGGTGGAAGGCTGGAGGATGCGAGAAAGGTTTTTGAAGATCTTTTGGTCAAAGGCTACAATCTAGATGTTCATATATATACTGTTATGATCAAAGGATTTTGTAACAAGGGTTTGTTTGACGAAGCATTGACCATGCTGTCAAAAATGAAAGACAATAGTTGCATTCCAAATGCTGCAACGTATGAAATTATTATCCATTCTCTATTTGAtaaagatgaaaatgataagGCAGAGAAACTTCTTCGTGAAATGATTTCAAGAGGTCTGTTGTAA
- the LOC123905002 gene encoding uncharacterized protein LOC123905002 — MRFLFDFHRNGRLTKGINATFIALIPKTDNPQRLNDFRPISLVGSLYKILAKVLANRLRQVIGSVISESQTAFVKNRQILDGILITNEIVDEARKSKKDLMLFKVDFEKAYDSVDWGPTDEFPLRRGLRQGDPISTFLFLLAAEGLSVLMEAMVARNLFTGYSIGGQESIRVSHLQFADDTLMLGVKSWANVRALRAVLVLFETMSGLKEFGGLGVRRLREFNLALLGKWCWKMLVDREGMWFRVLAARYGVEDGRLCEGGQRGSVWWREIVRIREGEGELRGRWFGEHVMRRVGDGLDTLFWTDPWLDEISLRERFGRLFALAKTKSHSVAEMFALGWRADEEAWVWRRRLRAWEELLRESQFLLLDISLQDQTLDRWQWHPDPDAGYTIAGGYQILTHQAYVALHDAENLI, encoded by the exons ATGCGTTTCCTTTTTGACTTTCATCGGAACGGCAGGTTGACTAAAGGTATTAATGCTACGTTCATTGCTTTGATCCCCAAAACGGATAATCCTCAACGGTTGAACGACTTTCGGCCTATTTCGCTTGTGGGAAGCCTTTATAAAATTCTGGCGAAGGTTTTAGCTAATAGGTTGCGACAAGTGATTGGCAGTGTAATATCTGAGTCCCAGACTGCGTTTGTGAAGAATAGGCAAATTCTTGATGGTATTCTAATTACAAACGAGATAGTGGATGAGGCGCGTAAGTCTAAAAAGGATCTTATGTTATTTAAGGTAGATTTTGAGAAAGCTTATGATTCGGTGGATTGGGG TCCGACTGATGAATTTCCTCTTCGGCGAGGTCTTCGGCAAGGTGACCCGATTTCaactttcctttttcttctggCGGCTGAGGGTCTCAGTGTGCTTATGGAAGCGATGGTAGCGCGTAATTTGTTTACGGGATATAGTATTGGTGGTCAGGAGTCAATCAGGGTGTCACATCTTCAGTTCGCTGATGATACTCTCATGTTGGGGGTTAAAAGTTGGGCAAATGTTCGAGCTCTTCGGGCTGTTTTAGTGTTGTTTGAGACTATGTCGGGGTtgaag GAGTttggaggtttgggggttagaCGGTTGCGTGAATTCAACCTGGCGTTGTTGGGTAAGTGGTGTTGGAAGATGCTGGTGGACAGAGAGGGCATGTGGTTTAGAGTTTTGGCAGCTCGGTATGGGGTTGAGGATGGTAGACTTTGCGAGGGAGGTCAGCGAGGCTcggtgtggtggagggagattgTGCGTATTAGAGAGGGTGAGGGTGAGTTACGTGGTAGGTGGTTTGGGGAGCATGTTATGAGGAGGGTAGGGGATGGTTTAGATACTCTTTTTTGGACCGATCCTTGGTTGGATGAGATCTCGTTGAGGGAGCGGTTTGGTCGCCTTTTTGCGTTGGCTAAGACCAAATCGCACTCGGTCGcagagatgtttgctttagggtGGAGGGCAGATGAAgaggcgtgggtgtggcggaggcggttgagggcgtgggaggagttGTTGAGGGAGAGTCAGTTTTTActtcttgacatttctttgcaggatcagACTTTGGACAGGTGGCAGTGGCACCCAGATCCTGATGCAGGGTATACGATTGCTGGAGGTTATCAGATTCTGACTCATCAGGCTTATGTTGCTTTACATGATGCGGAAAACCTTATTTGA